GAGATcagattatttaaaattataaattatgagacaataataaattaaatagtaaGTCTGATTATAGTTTacatttttaagattttttaaaaattataaattgtgagacagtaataaattaaatagtaaGTCCGATTATAGTTTACATTTTaagattttgtgttttttttagCCAAAGATAATGAAACTCGAACCCACAATTTTTAAGTGGGTATAAAAAAGATTATACtatttgagttataactcgtTGGTTAAGATTTTGTGTTTGCTAATAATATTATattgattatttaaaaaataattaaataataataaaagaaaataattaacaaataaatcaataatCCAAAATCATAAATCGATAAGCCTACCCATAACAACggtaataattaatttaataattttttaattatcacATAAACAcctatttttaactaattaaacCAACAACTAACTAATTTAGCAAAACCCTTGTTGTaaataacaaatttatttttgttggacATTTGCATGACCCATATACTCCCGGAAAGAAATAGCACGACCCTCTCCATAGAATTTTGCAAGTTGTAAGTTGTTGATGAAAATTGTATTCAATGCCTCCCATGGTTTTTAGTAGGGTGTTCAAATCCAAACTAATCTAAATTAAACCGCTCATCTAATCTGATTCAAACTGAAAATCGATTAAAATCGCACTAATTTGGATTTGATTAGATTCTATTTTTTGCAAACGGCTGTATTAGATCGAATTTCAGATTTACTTTTCATAACCGAtacaatccaatccaaaccgcacaatgtgttataatattattattttattattatatttacaattatacttataacatgttcaatttgttatacatttttctattattcatgtattattattatttaataaatattttatattcaaaattttatttattttaactaacctataattttatttctattattatgttattgtttgctttttaagatatttttaagatttgttatgtcattgttgtttatttaaaatttgatgttgagacttgttatgtgtatttaattttttttatttaaaaaattgcaAATACAAACCGATCCAAACCACTTGtaatcggatcggatcggatcggatttacaaaaaaatttcatccaatccaaaccgcatcGCACATAATTAATCGTTCGGATCGGATGACTTTTTTCCTTAAAATCGAACCAAACCACACCGTGAACACCCCTAGTTTTTAGCATGTAACTTTTAAAAagagttaatagtcaaattGGTTCTTGAAAGATAAGTCATTCTTTAAAATCGtccctaaataattttttaaatcaaattaatcCCCGAATAATTTAAAATCAATCGCGTTGGTCCTTCTGTCAATGGATTAACAGATTCCGTTAACATTTGGCCATGTGGATCGTTAAGTTGCTAACAATGACATTAAAATGATGCTGTTTTGATTATTATAAGTCCTTGGTTCAAACACGACGCGTTTAATATTTAGTGGAGCTTCATCTCCTTCCAGTTACAGCTTCACTCAGTCACTCTCTATTATTTAACCACTCAAAGAACGAAGAAAGAAGGCGACGAAGCTTTGATCAAAGGGAAGAAGGCGGTGCTATCATCAGCAACGCAGTGAGTAGTGCGATTGCGCTCGTTGTGCATGAGAGACTACCATCGCACCGTCGTGGAAGACACTGTCATCTGCGAGAGAGATAATCAATATTTCCTTCAATGGGTTTCAGGTTGGGTTTTTTTTTACTGGTGCCTGGTGGTAATATTAGGGTTTTAATtgattctcttttttatttggttaATTTGTTACAAGTTAATTAAAATTTGTGTGCTctgttttcgattttttttgctttgttattcggtattttttttaaatctaagTCGCGATAGATTGCATTGTGATGACCAAAGAAATAATACTACTACCATGATTAATTGGCTATGTTCGTTAATTTTAATCCATGAATATGTGGAGTAATTTGATCAATTTGGCTATTCTCATCAAGTATAAAGCTTTTGTACAAGGTTAGGGAAACAAATCAAGTATCATAAATAATGCATATGAGTAATACTAATTAATCAAGAAACATGATTTTAGCCGATGACAACATTTCTGCCCTTCTAATGATCATTGattcttcgtttttttttctctgTTTCTCTTGACTGGGAGGAAAAGACTGAACCTGGGATGTCCAAGCAACGGTAGCCAAGAGATCGAGCCGCTCAAGTGCAGTCGCAATCGGTGAAGCATTGCCGATGAAAGGGTGCCTCCGCCGTTCTTACGATCGTCGATTCTTtctcttttatgtgtttgtttcGTCTGTTTTGAGGGaagagtaatggagctgaagaAGTAAAAAACGATGTCGATTTAAATATAACCCACTGTTACTACAAACGGTATCATTTTACTTAACGCTACACCTGAAACAATGTTAACGAAATGGATTTAACAGTTACCAGAAGAACAAATCCGATTTATATTAAATCTTTTAGgattaatttgtttaaaaaaatgattCGAAGATAAAAATGACAATACGTGATCTTTTGAAGACCAATTTGACAATCAACGCCTTTTAAAAAACTATTACGTGTAATTCTAATAGCAAGTGGTTAAGATTTAAGAATGTGAGGTGATATTGTGTTATTTGCCAGCACAACCTAGACCTAGACGGATGCCTAATTCTTCCGGCCACCACGCCACGGCGCTGCTGAATGCTTCCAATCCGCCGGCTTCACTGCTGCTTTCTGCTCCTTGCAAAGGAGACAGCATGACCACGATTTGTTAGACTAACGCCGCAGCACGCCTCGCCTCCGCCGTCTCCGCTACAGCTCGCCATGCCAGTCGTTGCCGCGTTTTCTGATTCTGCTGATATCTCCGACCGCCACTGCTGTGCTACACGTCCGTCCTTCAGTTCCGCAGCGatctctccttctccttctcctctccTATCCCAGGATTCCCCTGTTCGTCCCTCTGAAGCTTCGCGTGCACAACTCCAGgggtatttttaaaaattcaaaagaaattTCTATATATAagagtaataatattttattatatttatatttaattgtaaaagaaattaaattcaataataattttaatgaaGGATATTTGATATATCAAAATTtagattaaataaaaaattaaatttaaccaTAATAAACTAATATTTCAATCAATAATCTTATGacatataataaaaagtaatttatcttttaaaatgaaGAGGATTAggtaaaatttatatttatatgcaattttttagtttatatttaataaatttagcCACTAatcttttaatttgaattattagaaGTATTTTTGACAAGTCATATAATATGTCCAAAGAAGTTAAACTCAACCTAACACTAAATAACTCATTCCTTGGTACATTATACAATTTGCAAACCAAACCTGGGAATCATACATACAAGTTTGGCAATGTTATTcctaataattatatttttagttatgATATTCTTggaataaaaactaatttttcaaccATTTCAACTACATACCTTAATTAAATGAGTATTTTTTTcagataaattattaaaataatattaaaaaatttgtattattaaaaaaataatcttaaaaaatataaaatttatttgttacttaaaaaagaaattaattactCCTTTTGAAGTTtataatttcatcaaatttgtaattatatatatatatatatatatatatatatatattaattgaatATTTATACTACTTTTAACTTTGTAATTAggttattttcatataaaaaatattaaaattaatgacatatttcttttaaaaaatatgtagtCAAAGATTTAGGATTTGTTTGGGTGAGCTTCTaagaaaaagatcttttttcaagtttttttttcaaaaaattttatagaaaagtaaaagtaatgttatgtttggatatctcatacaaaaaaatctttttatttatcaattatatttgggTATAAccatataaaagtatttttttgtttatttgttatgtgaaaaatatttttttttaaaaaagatgtaaattgtagcttctcaaaaaagatatattttttaaaatttttttagtacttttacttttactattaaaaatttactaaatacattaaaaaattaaaaaaatatattttttcattaaaaaaaatattttttatcaacttAATGGCGTCCAAACAATTATTTAATTAGATTCTTAATTatgtatatttttaatttgtgaaaaaatattccgataattctaattttttttacactaaaaaatactttattataaaattaaaaacagtataaaaattcaattaaaagaacctaataacaaatttaataaaattatagaaccaacaaaataattaaacctaaaaaaactattttttagttattcttttcatggttttaaattttttgaaatttattcaTGATATGTACCTTTTGGAATTGTTTTTGTTAAGCATATCATTCGCAAGCACGTACTATGCCTAACCGAACTAACTTCCTTTAATACCATAAATTTTAAAGAGAGCGTTTACGTGGACCAACTTTGGTCCATATGCTAGGTAGCTGGGATTCTGACTCTCCCCAACAACCGCACGTAGTCATTCATTCATGTACATTTGATGGCGAACTCTTCAGCTTAGTCATTTCAGTATCTAATCTGTCTTCATTTCCGTTATTATTGCTCATTTAACTCTATTCTTATTTATTCACAGGTATATTATGTCTTCTTAGGAAATTAAAACCCACAATGGTAGTAATAAAATGTGTGAGCTAAATGCTTATtatgaattttataaaatttgctCATTGATTTGGATAAACCAAAGACACCTTTCTTGAAGTTGTTAGAAACATGTTCTCTTTCAGCTATGTCAAAATTTAGAActtaaaataaatcaatttgcTTGCTGGGGTATGTCGAATGTAAGTCCTTCTTGTCATTGTTATCTCACAGtcctattttaattaattaaatgttATTTGCTATGTTTTGCTCTATACATTTTGATTTGGTGCAGTATAGGTTGGTTAGATGTAGCTGCCCAATACATGTTTGAtataatgtctgaatcatagcATATATGTACTGTTTTCATTGAGACTTATGAGGATATTAATAAGTGTTAGCACATTTGGTCTTTTCAATTGCTTTTATgtattttgttcttttttcaTACCGAATTCATGTATTTTCACTAGTTCTATTTTCATTCATTATTAGTATTATATATGTTTTTTAAGTTGAATTGCATTGCTTGTTCCTCAGCATCCTCTGGGAGGGCTGCCAGCAAGTGACATATACAACTTAAATATATAATGAGATGAACTTTTTCCTTTATCATGAATGGCCTGATCATAATTATTATGTTTTGTGATGGTAATTTGTGTACTGACTTTTTGCTTATTCATGAATCATGTTGTTTCGGATAGATTTTCAGCCTGAATAATCTCTTTTATCACAAACAATTGAGCGCGGCTTCCAATTTTTGGGTCATGGGGTTTCTAAGATTTATGAGAAGACATAATTACCCTTTCAAAAATAAAACTGGGAATCAAGCACACCTACTCCGGTGCATGCAAAGTAGAGGTTTCTCAAAGAATGAAGTTGTTGATGGCAATAATGCCGTGCTTCCTGTTCTAATCATTGGAGCAGGACCCGTAGGTCTTGTTCTCTCTATTCTTCTCACCAAATTAGGTAGACTTCAAATCCTGTTGATTAATGCTTATTTCTTGTTTGGATGTTGCAGATGTTGACATGAATGTTTTGTTGAAAACTTGTTAACCTATTATTGTTTCTGGCACTAGGCCCAAGGTTTTAACACTGGCTGTGGAGTTTCCTTGTGAAGCTAACACATGTCCGTGACATATGTTAATGCTAGAACATATGTCctaagataaaattttataagatatAGGCACCTGCATGATGGATTGCAAATGCACAATAATTACCCCCCTGATTTATCATCATCACTTAAGATTGTGGACATTACCTTCTAAAATGCAAAATACACTTTACAGGGGCCAAATCCTATACTTTCATTCATGTTAATTTCAGTTCATGGTATATTCTCTTTTGTTATTGTTAGGAATTAAATGTGCTGTTTTAGAGAGAAACAAGACATTTTCTAAACATCCACAAGCACACTTCATCAACAATCGATCCATGGAGGTAAGAAACACTccttaataaaattatattatttccaAAGAGTGCACTGTTTTATGTTGATCTATGATGCCATTTTAGATATTTCGCAAAATTGATGGCCTTGCTGAGGAGATCCAAAGGTCTCAACCACCAATAGATTTATGGAGGAAATTTATCTATTGCACTTCCCTCTCTGGTTCAGTTCTTGGATCTGTAGATCACATACAACCTCAAGGTGCTATTCCGTAGTCCGTGAGAGCATGTTCCCGTCTGATAGAAGTAGGAAGATCACTATTCTTAGTGTAGTTTGAAAATATTTACAGTATAGCCTTCAAATTTTGCACTATCAACAAATAGATCACTTGGTATTATTCACTTCGTCAACATTAAGCTTCAGAAGATTCATATATCTTGTACTTGTTATCAGATCTTGAGCATGTTGTCAGCCCGGTCTCTGTTGCACACTTCTCGCAGTACAAGCTAGCTATGCTACTCCAAAAGCAGCTTGAAAATCTAGGCTTTAAAATATGTGCAGCTGAAAGCTCAGAAGGACATGAACATTTTTGTGAAAAGAAAATCATGATGGGCCATGAGTGTGTATCTATTGATGCCAGTAATAGTGACTTTCTCACCATCACTGCATCTACAATTGATAAAGGGAGGCGTGTAGAGTGGAATATCAATTGTAACATCCTCATTGGTGCAGATGGAGCAGGAAGTACTGTGAGAAAGCTTGTAGGAGTAGAAATGAGAGGTGAGAAAGACTTGCAAAAGCTTGTTAGTGTCCATTTCTTTAGCAAAGGCCTTGGGCAGTTTCTGCTTCAGGAAAATCCTGGTATGCTATTTTTCATATTTAATACTGAAGCTATTGGCGTCCTTGTTGCTCATGACCTGAGGCAAGGGGAATTTGTATTGCAGGTATAGCATGCTTTAGTAAGTGCGTAAAATCATCATAATGTTTAGCAAATAGAAACTAACTTATTGTGAATCAAATGTATGATTTTAGTTTTGTGATTGCAGATACCTTTTTATCCACCTCAGCAAACCATTCAGGATTTCAGCCCAAAGGTATCATCCATTCATAACAGATGGTCTATAGCTTTGttttaaagaataaataaataaacctGTAATGAATGGTGGATAAAATGTGTAGTAAAGTTGGAGTTTCCAGAGGTCAATCTTTTTGTATGGTGTAAACTAAATTGAATCATGACTGTTCACACTGATAAGGATATGGTTTTTAGTAGGCTTGTGAGAAGTTGATCATTAAACTTATTGGTCGCAAGTTCGGAGACATAGATGTAATTGACATAAAGCCATGGATTATGCATGCTGAAGTTGCTGAAAGGCTTACATGTTGTGGCAACCGAATACTGCTTGCTGGTGATGCCGCTCATCGGTTTCCTCCTGCCGGTGGTTTTGGTTAGATGTTCTATCTTAGATACTGTGCTACTAAAGGTCAACTATTATGTAACCGTATTGCTTTGTATTATGCAAAATATGGTTGATCTCAGTGCTTGTTAAAGTTTGTGTATATTTTTGAAAGAATGtctgttttaaaaattttgggaCTGTAGTTCCCTTAATCATGTCAAAATAACTGAACAAGAACTGGCTTGGAACACAGACATTTGCACGACTTAGATAAATTTCTCCACTTCGTATCGATTCCGAGTCAGGATTGTACTGTTTTTGGTTTGTACTTTTCAATGAATACCACTGTTTTTGATGTAACATTTTAATGTGATATTACAGGAATGAATACTGGCATACAGGATGCTCATAATCTTTCCTGGAAAATTGCTTCTGTGATGAAGGGTATTGCTCCATTTTCGATGTTAAATACTTACGACATTGAACGTAGACCAGTAATTCTCTTGTCCTCTTCGACATTTTTTTAGTATAGGTTTATCTCGAAGTCAAATTAAACCATAGCATCTATTGCTGTCATTGTCAGATTGCTGTATTTAATACAGAATTAAGTCTAAAGAACTTTAGAGCTGCCATGTCTGTCCCTGCTGCACTTGGTCTTGACCCAACTGTTGCAAACATTGGTACAGAAAATTAGCATTGtgattttgttttatttccTCCATCATATGTGTATTCTGACACAACTCATTCTTGCTAAAAATTTAACTGGTTTTTCTTCCTCTAATTGCAGTACATCAATTTATCATTAATGGGGTTGGTTCCATTTTACCATCTGGATTGCAGAAGGTAGCTTTGGATGGAATTTTCGCATTAGGCCGTGCCCAGCTCTCGAAATCTCTCCTGAATGAAAGTAACCCTCTTGGATCGTCAAGGTTGGCGAAGCTAAGACATATATTTGAAGAAGGAAAGAGCCTTCAACTCCAGTTTCCTGCTGAAGATCTCGGATTCAGGTATTACTGAATAATTCTTTTTCCCCCACATTTTGTATTTGCCTAACTAGATATTAGATATGACCATTTATCATATTTCTCTAATTCCGTCGGTTGCTTTGTTTTTAAACTATGTACTGTTAGTTGGACCAAATTCATAAGGTGAGTTCTCTGGTGAAGGAGGAAAATTTtctgcatcatacaggataactTTAGAAAATTCTTAGGATATCATTATGACTAATAGACTACAATAGTCTTTCTTCCTCTCATGATCATTTAGAAATAGAATCAGAAATTACAATGATAGAGAGGGTATTCGAGATGCATGTCAACTCTCCTAAGTCCTAACACTACAATTACTCAAATGACTAAACACACTACATTTTACATCTATCACTTCTACTAACTATTACTAATGACAACTAAATGATACTAATGGAATCCTAACATGAGATATGCATCATGAGATGAATGAGCACATTAAAGGCACGCTCTAACACAAAATGGTTGATCTTAGGTACCTGCAAGGAGCATTGGTGCCAGAGAGTAATGATATTGATATTCCTGCTGAAGTTCCTACAGGTCGTCGGAGGGACTACGTCCCTTCAGCGTCTCCTGGATCAAGACTTCCCCATATGTTTGTGAGACTAAACAGGCTGACTGAGGTATGTAGTTAATATCAGTCAATTATAAAAGCCAAAAAAAATAGACTTTTGTGTTCCTTCTAATCAGTCACACTTTGATCACAAtgttactaatttttttacCTAATCAAAAGTAAGTATTTTTTCCCCCTGTGGGAGTTCATTTCATCATTGGTTTATGATATCAAGTTGTTCCTTCTTTGGTTGATTTTATAGGAGATTGTATCTACACTTGATCTTGTCTCTGGGGATAAAGTTGAGTTCGTTCTCATCATAGCGCCTTTGGAGGAATCTTATCATCTTGCTCGTGAAGCATTCAAGGTTGCAGAGAAATTCCAAGTGTCTCTCAAAGTGTGTGTTTTATGGCCTACTGATTCTGTTGAAGAACTTGAGAATGGAAGCAAGGCTGCATTATCACCATGGAAGAATTATGCTGATGTATATGAAATCAAGAGATCAAGAATATCAAATTGGTGGGATATGTGTAAAATGACAAACAGGGGAGCTATTTTAGTTAGACCTGACGAACATATTGCCTGGCGCACAACTTCTGAACTTGCTGGAGATCCAAGATTGGAGATGCAGAGGGTTTTTTCAGCTATATTGGGAGTAAACTAATAAATTACTGTCTTGATTATTTCAGGAATATCTTTTCTCATTTTCATAATAATGAGGCTAATTGAGAAAGATAACTTTCTCTTAATAGTATTTGTGTATTAAGATAATAATGGAACAAAATACAATGAAGCATCCATAGTGCATGTTAATTAGCATAATCCATAGTGCTAAACGAAAAGCAAAATAATGGGAGCAAAGGCTCTAGACTTGTATAACAAAATACGAAATAACAGTTTTTTTTGGATGGGTTTGATTTTAACTCAAAATACAAAATACGGACACCAATAAGATTTGTGcagtttatttttttgtttagatGGATTGGACAACTCTAATCCCAAACATCACAAATTCATACACACTATGCACTTACACACACATTTAAGAGTTCTATTCTATCCactacttaatcattgtcaaggACTCAAGGTTCAAACACGAATGTAATGTATTAAGAGGTACTATAT
This sequence is a window from Arachis stenosperma cultivar V10309 chromosome 10, arast.V10309.gnm1.PFL2, whole genome shotgun sequence. Protein-coding genes within it:
- the LOC130955095 gene encoding uncharacterized protein LOC130955095 isoform X2, translated to MGFLRFMRRHNYPFKNKTGNQAHLLRCMQSRGFSKNEVVDGNNAVLPVLIIGAGPVGLVLSILLTKLGIKCAVLERNKTFSKHPQAHFINNRSMEIFRKIDGLAEEIQRSQPPIDLWRKFIYCTSLSGSVLGSVDHIQPQDLEHVVSPVSVAHFSQYKLAMLLQKQLENLGFKICAAESSEGHEHFCEKKIMMGHECVSIDASNSDFLTITASTIDKGRRVEWNINCNILIGADGAGSTVRKLVGVEMRGEKDLQKLVSVHFFSKGLGQFLLQENPGMLFFIFNTEAIGVLVAHDLRQGEFVLQIPFYPPQQTIQDFSPKACEKLIIKLIGRKFGDIDVIDIKPWIMHAEVAERLTCCGNRILLAGDAAHRFPPAGGFGMNTGIQDAHNLSWKIASVMKGIAPFSMLNTYDIERRPKVALDGIFALGRAQLSKSLLNESNPLGSSRLAKLRHIFEEGKSLQLQFPAEDLGFRYLQGALVPESNDIDIPAEVPTGRRRDYVPSASPGSRLPHMFVRLNRLTEEIVSTLDLVSGDKVEFVLIIAPLEESYHLAREAFKVAEKFQVSLKVCVLWPTDSVEELENGSKAALSPWKNYADVYEIKRSRISNWWDMCKMTNRGAILVRPDEHIAWRTTSELAGDPRLEMQRVFSAILGVN
- the LOC130955095 gene encoding uncharacterized protein LOC130955095 isoform X1; this encodes MGFLRFMRRHNYPFKNKTGNQAHLLRCMQSRGFSKNEVVDGNNAVLPVLIIGAGPVGLVLSILLTKLGIKCAVLERNKTFSKHPQAHFINNRSMEIFRKIDGLAEEIQRSQPPIDLWRKFIYCTSLSGSVLGSVDHIQPQDLEHVVSPVSVAHFSQYKLAMLLQKQLENLGFKICAAESSEGHEHFCEKKIMMGHECVSIDASNSDFLTITASTIDKGRRVEWNINCNILIGADGAGSTVRKLVGVEMRGEKDLQKLVSVHFFSKGLGQFLLQENPGMLFFIFNTEAIGVLVAHDLRQGEFVLQIPFYPPQQTIQDFSPKACEKLIIKLIGRKFGDIDVIDIKPWIMHAEVAERLTCCGNRILLAGDAAHRFPPAGGFGMNTGIQDAHNLSWKIASVMKGIAPFSMLNTYDIERRPIAVFNTELSLKNFRAAMSVPAALGLDPTVANIVHQFIINGVGSILPSGLQKVALDGIFALGRAQLSKSLLNESNPLGSSRLAKLRHIFEEGKSLQLQFPAEDLGFRYLQGALVPESNDIDIPAEVPTGRRRDYVPSASPGSRLPHMFVRLNRLTEEIVSTLDLVSGDKVEFVLIIAPLEESYHLAREAFKVAEKFQVSLKVCVLWPTDSVEELENGSKAALSPWKNYADVYEIKRSRISNWWDMCKMTNRGAILVRPDEHIAWRTTSELAGDPRLEMQRVFSAILGVN